A stretch of the Notamacropus eugenii isolate mMacEug1 chromosome 2, mMacEug1.pri_v2, whole genome shotgun sequence genome encodes the following:
- the LOC140528571 gene encoding signal transducer and activator of transcription 5A isoform X1: MPKVTKCKVMAGWIQAQQLQGDALRQMQVLYGQHFPIEVRHYLAQWIESQAWNSIDLDNPQDSVQAAQLLEGLIQELQKKAEHQAGEDGFLLKIKLGHYATQLQSTYDRCPMELVRCIRHILYNEQRLVREATNCSSPAGNLADAMSQKHLQINQTFEELRLVTQDTENELKKLQQTQEYFIIQYQESLRNQAQFSQLSQLSPQERLTRETALQQKQVSLEAWLQREAQTLQQYRVELAEKHQKTLQLLRKQQTVILDDELIQWKRRQQLAGNGGPPEGSLDVLQSWCEKLAEIIWQNRQQIRRAEHLCQQLPIPGPVEEMLTELNATITDIISALVTSTFIIEKQPPQVLKTQTKFAATVRLLVGGKLNVHMNPPQVKATIISEQQAKSLLKNENTRNECSGEILNNCCVMEYHQATGTLSAHFRNMSLKRIKRADRRGAESVTEEKFTVLFESQFSIGGNELVFQVKTLSLPVVVIVHGSQDHNATATVLWDNAFAEPGRVPFAVPDKVLWPQLCEALNMKFKAEVQSNRGLTKENLVFLAQKLFNSSSNNMEDYNSMAISWSQFNRENLPGWNYTFWQWFDGVMDVLRKHHKPHWNDGAILGFVNKQQAHDLLINKPDGTFLLRFSDSEIGGITIAWKFDSPDRNLWNLKPFTTKDFSIRSLADRLGDLNYLIYVFPDRPKDEVFSKYYTPVLGKAVDGYVKPQIKQVVPEFVSASADSSGSSATFMDQAPSPAVCSQSHYNMYPQNPDSVLDPDADFDLDETMDVARHVEELLSRPMDSQWIPHTQS; this comes from the exons ATGCCTAAAGTTACAAA GTGCAAAGTCATGGCAGGCTGGATCCAGGCACAACAACTCCAAGGGGATGCCCTCCGCCAGATGCAGGTCCTCTATGGGCAGCACTTCCCCATCGAAGTCCGACACTATTTGGCTCAGTGGATTGAGAGCCAAGCCTG GAATTCAATTGACCTGGACAATCCCCAGGACAGTGTCCAAGCTGCCCAGCTCCTAGAGGGCCTGATCCAAGAACTGCAGAAGAAGGCTGAACACCAAGCAGGGGAAGATGGGTTTTTGCTGAAGATCAAGTTAGGCCATTATGCAACTCAGCTGCAG AGCACTTATGACCGCTGCCCCATGGAGTTGGTCCGATGTATCCGGCACATATTATACAATGAGCAGAGGCTGGTCCGAGAAGCTACCAAC TGTAGTTCTCCAGCCGGGAACCTGGCTGATGCTATGTCCCAGAAACACCTGCAGATCAACCAGACATTTGAGGAGCTGCGACTGGTCACTCAGGACACAGAGAATGAGCTCAAGAAGCTACAGCAGACTCAGGAGTATTTCATTATCCAGTACCAGGAGAGCCTCAGAAACCAGG CTCAGTTCTCCCAGCTGTCACAGTTGAGTCCCCAGGAACGCTTGACAAGGGAAACAGCACTTCAGCAGAAGCAGGTGTCCCTGGAGGCCTGGCTGCAGCGTGAGGCCCAGACTCTGCAGCAATACCGGGTG GAGCTGGCAGAGAAACACCAGAAGACCCTGCAGCTGCTGCGGAAGCAGCAAACTGTCATTCTGGACGATGAGCTGATCCAGTGGAAGAGAAGGCAGCAACTGGCCGGGAATGGAGGACCTCCAGAGGGCAGCCTGGACGTCCTGCAGTCTTG GTGTGAGAAGTTGGCTGAGATCATCTGGCAGAACCGACAGCAGATCAGGAGGGCTGAGCATCTTTGTCAGCAGTTGCCTATTCCTGGACCCGTGGAGGAGATGCTGACTGAGCTCAATGCCACCATCACAGATATCATCTCTGCCTTGGTGACCAG CACCTTCATCATTGAGAAGCAGCCCCCTCAAGTGCTGAAGACACAGACCAAGTTTGCAGCTACAGTGCGTCTCCTGGTGGGCGGGAAGTTGAATGTGCACATGAACCCTCCTCAAGTGAAGGCCACCATCATCAGCGAGCAGCAGGCCAAGTCTTTGCTGAAGAACGAGAATACACGAAA TGAGTGCAGTGGGGAGATTTTGAACAACTGCTGTGTGATGGAGTATCACCAGGCAACGGGTACCCTCAGTGCACACTTCAGGAATATG TCCCTGAAGAGAATTAAGCGAGCAGACAGGCGGGGTGCAGAGTCTGTGACAGAGGAGAAATTCACAGTCCTGTTCGAGTCTCAGTTCAGCATTGGGGGAAATGAGCTTGTCTTTCAAGTTAAG ACCCTGTCCCTTCCAGTGGTGGTCATTGTTCATGGGAGCCAGGACCACAATGCAACAGCCACAGTGCTATGGGACAATGCATTTGCTGAGCCC GGCCGGGTGCCATTTGCGGTACCTGATAAAGTACTATGGCCCCAGCTATGCGAGGCTCTCAACATGAAATTCAAGGCAGAAGTCCAGAGCAACCGAGGCCTGACAAAGGAAAACTTGGTGTTCCTGGCTCAGAAACTGttcaacagcagcagcaacaacatgGAGGATTACAACAGCATGGCCATCTCTTGGTCCCAGTTCAATAGG GAGAACCTGCCAGGCTGGAATTACACATTCTGGCAGTGGTTTGATGGGGTGATGGACGTGCTGAGGAAGCATCACAAGCCCCATTGGAATGATGG GGCCATCCTGGGTTTCGTGAACAAGCAGCAGGCCCATGACCTACTCATCAACAAACCAGATGGAACTTTCCTGCTGCGATTCAGTGACTCTGAAATTGGGGGCATCACCATTGCCTGGAAGTTTGACTCCC CGGATCGGAACCTGTGGAACCTGAAGCCATTCACGACAAAGGATTTCTCCATTCGATCCCTGGCTGACCGCCTGGGAGACCTGAACTATCTCATCTATGTATTCCCAGACCGACCCAAGGATGAAGTTTTCTCCAAGTATTACACTCCTGTGCTTG gtAAAGCTGTGGATGGGTATGTGAAACCACAGATCAAGCAAGTGGTCCCAGA GTTTGTCAGTGCATCTGCAGATTCTTCAGGGAGCAGCGCCACATTCATGGATCAGGCCCCATCCCCAGCCGTGTGCTCCCAGTCTCATTATAACATGTATCCCCAGAA CCCTGACTCTGTCCTTGATCCTGATGCGGATTTTGACCTGGATGAAACCATGGATGTAGCAAGACATGTTGAAGAACTTTTAAGCCGACCAATGGACAGTCAGTGGATCCCCCACACCCAGTCATGA
- the LOC140528571 gene encoding signal transducer and activator of transcription 5A isoform X2, with the protein MAGWIQAQQLQGDALRQMQVLYGQHFPIEVRHYLAQWIESQAWNSIDLDNPQDSVQAAQLLEGLIQELQKKAEHQAGEDGFLLKIKLGHYATQLQSTYDRCPMELVRCIRHILYNEQRLVREATNCSSPAGNLADAMSQKHLQINQTFEELRLVTQDTENELKKLQQTQEYFIIQYQESLRNQAQFSQLSQLSPQERLTRETALQQKQVSLEAWLQREAQTLQQYRVELAEKHQKTLQLLRKQQTVILDDELIQWKRRQQLAGNGGPPEGSLDVLQSWCEKLAEIIWQNRQQIRRAEHLCQQLPIPGPVEEMLTELNATITDIISALVTSTFIIEKQPPQVLKTQTKFAATVRLLVGGKLNVHMNPPQVKATIISEQQAKSLLKNENTRNECSGEILNNCCVMEYHQATGTLSAHFRNMSLKRIKRADRRGAESVTEEKFTVLFESQFSIGGNELVFQVKTLSLPVVVIVHGSQDHNATATVLWDNAFAEPGRVPFAVPDKVLWPQLCEALNMKFKAEVQSNRGLTKENLVFLAQKLFNSSSNNMEDYNSMAISWSQFNRENLPGWNYTFWQWFDGVMDVLRKHHKPHWNDGAILGFVNKQQAHDLLINKPDGTFLLRFSDSEIGGITIAWKFDSPDRNLWNLKPFTTKDFSIRSLADRLGDLNYLIYVFPDRPKDEVFSKYYTPVLGKAVDGYVKPQIKQVVPEFVSASADSSGSSATFMDQAPSPAVCSQSHYNMYPQNPDSVLDPDADFDLDETMDVARHVEELLSRPMDSQWIPHTQS; encoded by the exons ATGGCAGGCTGGATCCAGGCACAACAACTCCAAGGGGATGCCCTCCGCCAGATGCAGGTCCTCTATGGGCAGCACTTCCCCATCGAAGTCCGACACTATTTGGCTCAGTGGATTGAGAGCCAAGCCTG GAATTCAATTGACCTGGACAATCCCCAGGACAGTGTCCAAGCTGCCCAGCTCCTAGAGGGCCTGATCCAAGAACTGCAGAAGAAGGCTGAACACCAAGCAGGGGAAGATGGGTTTTTGCTGAAGATCAAGTTAGGCCATTATGCAACTCAGCTGCAG AGCACTTATGACCGCTGCCCCATGGAGTTGGTCCGATGTATCCGGCACATATTATACAATGAGCAGAGGCTGGTCCGAGAAGCTACCAAC TGTAGTTCTCCAGCCGGGAACCTGGCTGATGCTATGTCCCAGAAACACCTGCAGATCAACCAGACATTTGAGGAGCTGCGACTGGTCACTCAGGACACAGAGAATGAGCTCAAGAAGCTACAGCAGACTCAGGAGTATTTCATTATCCAGTACCAGGAGAGCCTCAGAAACCAGG CTCAGTTCTCCCAGCTGTCACAGTTGAGTCCCCAGGAACGCTTGACAAGGGAAACAGCACTTCAGCAGAAGCAGGTGTCCCTGGAGGCCTGGCTGCAGCGTGAGGCCCAGACTCTGCAGCAATACCGGGTG GAGCTGGCAGAGAAACACCAGAAGACCCTGCAGCTGCTGCGGAAGCAGCAAACTGTCATTCTGGACGATGAGCTGATCCAGTGGAAGAGAAGGCAGCAACTGGCCGGGAATGGAGGACCTCCAGAGGGCAGCCTGGACGTCCTGCAGTCTTG GTGTGAGAAGTTGGCTGAGATCATCTGGCAGAACCGACAGCAGATCAGGAGGGCTGAGCATCTTTGTCAGCAGTTGCCTATTCCTGGACCCGTGGAGGAGATGCTGACTGAGCTCAATGCCACCATCACAGATATCATCTCTGCCTTGGTGACCAG CACCTTCATCATTGAGAAGCAGCCCCCTCAAGTGCTGAAGACACAGACCAAGTTTGCAGCTACAGTGCGTCTCCTGGTGGGCGGGAAGTTGAATGTGCACATGAACCCTCCTCAAGTGAAGGCCACCATCATCAGCGAGCAGCAGGCCAAGTCTTTGCTGAAGAACGAGAATACACGAAA TGAGTGCAGTGGGGAGATTTTGAACAACTGCTGTGTGATGGAGTATCACCAGGCAACGGGTACCCTCAGTGCACACTTCAGGAATATG TCCCTGAAGAGAATTAAGCGAGCAGACAGGCGGGGTGCAGAGTCTGTGACAGAGGAGAAATTCACAGTCCTGTTCGAGTCTCAGTTCAGCATTGGGGGAAATGAGCTTGTCTTTCAAGTTAAG ACCCTGTCCCTTCCAGTGGTGGTCATTGTTCATGGGAGCCAGGACCACAATGCAACAGCCACAGTGCTATGGGACAATGCATTTGCTGAGCCC GGCCGGGTGCCATTTGCGGTACCTGATAAAGTACTATGGCCCCAGCTATGCGAGGCTCTCAACATGAAATTCAAGGCAGAAGTCCAGAGCAACCGAGGCCTGACAAAGGAAAACTTGGTGTTCCTGGCTCAGAAACTGttcaacagcagcagcaacaacatgGAGGATTACAACAGCATGGCCATCTCTTGGTCCCAGTTCAATAGG GAGAACCTGCCAGGCTGGAATTACACATTCTGGCAGTGGTTTGATGGGGTGATGGACGTGCTGAGGAAGCATCACAAGCCCCATTGGAATGATGG GGCCATCCTGGGTTTCGTGAACAAGCAGCAGGCCCATGACCTACTCATCAACAAACCAGATGGAACTTTCCTGCTGCGATTCAGTGACTCTGAAATTGGGGGCATCACCATTGCCTGGAAGTTTGACTCCC CGGATCGGAACCTGTGGAACCTGAAGCCATTCACGACAAAGGATTTCTCCATTCGATCCCTGGCTGACCGCCTGGGAGACCTGAACTATCTCATCTATGTATTCCCAGACCGACCCAAGGATGAAGTTTTCTCCAAGTATTACACTCCTGTGCTTG gtAAAGCTGTGGATGGGTATGTGAAACCACAGATCAAGCAAGTGGTCCCAGA GTTTGTCAGTGCATCTGCAGATTCTTCAGGGAGCAGCGCCACATTCATGGATCAGGCCCCATCCCCAGCCGTGTGCTCCCAGTCTCATTATAACATGTATCCCCAGAA CCCTGACTCTGTCCTTGATCCTGATGCGGATTTTGACCTGGATGAAACCATGGATGTAGCAAGACATGTTGAAGAACTTTTAAGCCGACCAATGGACAGTCAGTGGATCCCCCACACCCAGTCATGA